In Oryza glaberrima chromosome 8, OglaRS2, whole genome shotgun sequence, the following are encoded in one genomic region:
- the LOC127782908 gene encoding putative B3 domain-containing protein Os08g0157700: protein MYMDLTLGGALLQVEEATEEEEEEEEEEQVLGQEPAPAAAAAALVLGRRHGVVVGGGGGGVVVAAEREHMFDKVVTPSDVGKLNRLVVPKQHAERFFPAAAAGTQLCFEDRAGTPWRFRYSYWGSSQSYVMTKGWSRFVRAARLSAGDTVSFSRAADGRYFIDYRHCHRHGGRDISFASAATAMPAAAAAAWPLFGRVQTAAPVSYGGGHGSAATATMFLDTVAPVAAAGGHRGEVGPSGQRSFRLFGVNVECGGDVDAAAEEEDADDDVDDGDHRRGEEMELVMWTNHR, encoded by the coding sequence ATGTACATGGACTTAACCCTAGGAGGAGCACTGCTGCAGGTAGAAGAAGCCactgaggaagaagaagaagaagaagaggaggagcaagTTCTAGGTCAAGAACCTgcaccggctgcggcggcggcggcgctggtgctaGGTCGTCGccacggcgtcgtcgtcggcggcggcggtggtggagtggtggtggcggcggagcgggagcACATGTTCGACAAGGTGGTGACGCCGAGCGACGTGGGCAAGCTGAACCGGCTGGTGGTGCCGAAGCAGCACGCGGAGAGGTTcttcccggcggcggccgccggcacgCAGCTGTGCTTCGAGGACCGCGCCGGGACGCCATGGCGGTTCCGCTACTCCTACTGGGGGAGCAGCCAGAGCTACGTGATGACCAAGGGGTGGAGCCGCTtcgtccgcgccgcccgcctctccgccgGCGACACCGTCTCCttctcccgcgccgccgacggccgctACTTCATCGACtaccgccactgccaccgccacggcggccgcgacatcagcttcgcctccgccgccaccgccatgccggcggcggcggcggcggcgtggccgctcTTCGGCCGGGTGCAAACGGCGGCGCCGGTCAgctacggcggcggccatgggagTGCGGCCACAGCAACGATGTTCTTGGACACGGtggcgcccgtcgccgccgccggcggccaccgcggcgagGTGGGGCCCTCCGGACAGAGGAGCTTCAGGCTCTTCGGCGTCAATGTCgagtgcggcggcgacgtcgacgcggcggcggaagaggaggatgccgacgacgacgtcgacgacggtgATCATCGCCGAGGTGAGGAAATGGAGCTTGTGATGTGGACGAACCATAGGTAG